From Syngnathoides biaculeatus isolate LvHL_M chromosome 19, ASM1980259v1, whole genome shotgun sequence, a single genomic window includes:
- the anxa13 gene encoding annexin A13, which yields MGNCQPTVVPYEDFDVMADIKVIRKACKGLGTDEQAIIDILANRSSDQRQEIKQAYYDKYDDELADVLKRELSGNFEKAVLAMLDPPLVYAVKELRRAMKGAGTDEDVLVEILCTATNADIAMFRECYFQVHERDLDADIEGDTSGDVRNLLMALMQGNRDESYEVDEELAEQDATCLFEAGEGRFGTDESTFSYILASRNYLQLQATFKMYEQLSGTDILDAIENETSGTLKRCYVALVRVAKNPQLYFARRLNDAMKGAGTDEDALVRIIVCRSEYDLETIKDLYLEKYDVSLKDSLRDECSGDFKRLLLAVCH from the exons ATGGGGAACTGCCAG CCCACCGTCGTGCCCTACGAGGACTTTGACGTGATGGCGGACATCAAGGTCATCCGGAAAGCCTGCAAGGGACTCG GCACCGACGAGCAGGCCATCATCGACATCCTGGCCAACCGCAGCTCGGATCAGCGCCAGGAAATCAAGCAGGCGTACTACGACAAGTACGACGAC GAGCTGGCGGACGTGCTGAAGCGCGAGCTGTCGGGCAACTTCGAGAAGGCGGTCCTGGCCATGCTGGACCCGCCCCTGGTCTACGCCGTCAAGGAGCTGAGGAGGGCCATGAAGGGGGCGGGCACCGACGAGGACGTGCTGGTGGAGATCCTCTGCACCGCCACCAATGCC GACATCGCTATGTTCAGGGAGTGCTACTTCCAAG TGCACGAGCGGGACCTGGACGCCGACATCGAGGGGGACACCAGCGGCGACGTGAGGAACTTGCTCATGGCCCTCATGCAG GGCAACCGTGACGAGAGCTACGAGGTGGACGAGGAGCTGGCGGAGCAGGACGCCACCTGTCTCTTCGAG GCGGGCGAGGGTCGATTCGGGACCGACGAGTCGACCTTCAGCTACATCCTGGCGTCCAGGAACTACCTGCAGCTCCAGGCCACCTTCAAGATGTACGAGCAG CTGTCCGGCACGGACATTTTGGACGCCATCGAGAACGAGACTTCGGGCACGCTGAAGAGATGCTACGTGGCTCTCG TGAGGGTGGCCAAGAACCCGCAGCTGTACTTCGCCAGGCGCCTGAACGACGCCATGAAGGGGGCGGGGACCGACGAGGACGCGCTGGTGCGCATCATCGTGTGCCGCTCGGAG tacGACCTGGAGACCATCAAGGATTTGTACCTGGAGAAGTACGACGTGTCCCTGAAGGACTCGCTGAGGGACGAGTGCAGCGGCGACTTCAAGCGCCTCCTGCTGGCCGTCTGccattga